From Aquificota bacterium, one genomic window encodes:
- a CDS encoding AEC family transporter, producing the protein MLEIFLTVGIAYLFKRFGLFSSEHSKVLVNYVLYFALPQLSFKTAYNLGFSKEVAFVSLGAWMVIISSIACAYLIGRLIKLNKQNLRSLMVVSAFGNTAFLGYPYTFSYFGSEGLRYAVIYDSMGSFLAVSSLGFLIIKGGLNLRSVLFFPPFLGLVFGFLLRGFSLPEYVWKFVDFSVASLLPVVLFSLGLSFELSHAGKGLRLLIVALGIKMFLSPLLAVALFKLLPLSPLAYKVSVLESAMPTMITASLLMLKYGLNHHLAFASAGVGMLLSFLTIPLWVFIIKEL; encoded by the coding sequence ATGCTTGAGATATTCCTTACTGTAGGCATAGCATACCTATTTAAGAGGTTTGGTCTGTTTTCTTCCGAACATTCAAAGGTTTTGGTAAACTATGTACTATACTTTGCCCTACCCCAGCTTAGCTTTAAAACAGCTTACAACCTTGGCTTTTCAAAGGAAGTGGCTTTTGTTAGCCTTGGTGCTTGGATGGTAATAATCTCTTCCATAGCTTGTGCCTACCTAATAGGTAGGCTTATAAAACTGAATAAACAAAACTTGAGGAGCCTTATGGTGGTTTCTGCCTTTGGCAATACTGCCTTTTTGGGCTATCCTTACACCTTTTCTTACTTTGGTAGTGAGGGCCTAAGGTATGCAGTCATATATGATAGCATGGGGTCCTTTCTTGCAGTCTCTTCTCTGGGCTTTCTCATAATAAAGGGAGGGCTAAACTTAAGGTCTGTGCTTTTCTTCCCACCCTTTTTGGGCCTTGTGTTTGGCTTTCTCTTGAGAGGCTTTAGCCTTCCCGAATATGTGTGGAAGTTTGTAGATTTTTCCGTAGCTTCCTTGTTGCCCGTGGTTCTTTTTTCCTTGGGCCTTTCCTTTGAGCTTTCTCACGCGGGCAAGGGTCTTAGGCTTTTGATTGTAGCCTTGGGTATAAAGATGTTCCTTTCTCCCCTTCTCGCCGTAGCTTTGTTTAAGCTCTTGCCCCTTAGCCCCTTGGCCTACAAGGTTTCTGTGCTTGAGTCTGCCATGCCCACCATGATAACGGCAAGCCTTCTGATGTTAAAGTATGGTCTAAACCACCATTTGGCCTTTGCCAGTGCGGGTGTTGGTATGCTCCTTAGCTTTTTAACCATACCACTGTGGGTTTTTATTATTAAAGAGCTATAA